aatagatgagccaaaataattggagatCTTTATTAACggccctgactcgttacaagtatgaataggaggGCCTTAAGGTAGATAAGGTTCAGAACCCCTGACATAAAGGATCCAGCTCTCAATGAAGTTTGGTCTGAGTCGAGGAAATTCAGAAACGAGGGTCTGTGGAAACTTTATCAAGCAGAGATTTCAATGTTCATTTCTTTAAAAAACTGAGCAACAATGTCCTTAAAAGGTGCACTGAGAAATAATTGTGTTTTCCCCAAGAGACGACTCCGAGTCCTGATGAGCGTGTGGACGTCGTCTCTCGCTCAGGATACACCTGCTGGACCCCTGATCTCTAATTTCAGCTCCATGGAAATGATGTAGTTTCCCTCTTTCTGAGTGGAAAAGAGACAAACTCTGAATGTCAACATGTTAAATGTATTTAAGTTCAACTCAGTTCAGCAGTCGGGTTCCACAGATGATATAAATACTGAAACAGATACAACATGATAACTCTGATTCTAAAGAACTCAGTGTAAAGATGTGGACTCGAGAGCACATGACTCCTCCCTCTGCCCCGCCTCCTGTCTCTATTATAGCACGCCCCTGCAGTCTCTCCTTTATCTGCTCCTCACGCTGCTCATCTCTTCACTCATCACGAGAGTCCCATCACACACGGACACGATGCTGCCAGCGCTCTGCTCTCTCCTCACTGCTCTCTCATGTAAGATGTCACAACTCTGGAGCTCATCAGCATTTGGACTCCGTCTAATGTGAGCATGAAGCCATGTAACGTGTGCTGTTTTTATTCCAGGTGTCAGTGGCGTGACTGTGGTGACACAGAAGCCTCCTGTTCTCACACTGACTCAAGGGCAGACGGCCACCATGGACTGTAACCTGGGGACTGTTGTTGATAGATCTGCACGCTGGTACAAACAGGTTCCTGGAGGAGTTCCTCAGTACATGTTAAAATATCGTTATGACTGGAGTGCTCCTGAATATGGGTCCGGTTTCTCGTCTCCTAAATTCACATCTACACACTCCTCTAAATCAGATTATAACCTGATTATCAGTAATGTAGAGGTGGGAGACTCGGCAGTGTATTACTGTAAAACATGGGACAGCTCTGCTAAAGAGTACGTATCACAGTGATGTACACCATGACAAAAACCTCCTCACTGCTCACACTCACTTCTGCTTTCACACAACACGAGAAACAACAAAAACCTCAACTTCAAATCACTGGAACTGAAGTGGAAACTCATTCAATGTTCATTGAAGACACTTTGAATTCTTCACAGTCGAAGATCACAGA
Above is a window of Neoarius graeffei isolate fNeoGra1 chromosome 28, fNeoGra1.pri, whole genome shotgun sequence DNA encoding:
- the LOC132875370 gene encoding immunoglobulin lambda-1 light chain-like isoform X3; protein product: MLPALCSLLTALSCVSGVTVVTQKPPVLTLTQGQTATMDCNLGTVVDRSARWYKQVPGGVPQYMLKYRYDWSAPEYGSGFSSPKFTSTHSSKSDYNLIISNVEVGDSAVYYCKTWDSSAKEYVFGQGTKLIVSDAALPAPVLTVLPPSSEELKSKKGTLVCLASDVAGGFADVRWFVNGNSVTSGVISGSAQQQANKKFTLSSYLTIDSSEWENNKVITCEVSAGGKAASVKINKSECSE